One segment of Radiobacillus kanasensis DNA contains the following:
- a CDS encoding FtsX-like permease family protein gives MTFRQFVFNNVKRNASQYISYFLSCMFSVTVFFMYATLAFHPEIQVENGSIAQGVLFTEVLIYGFSFLFVLYSTGSFMKSRKKEYGLLTTLGITKGQLNRMLIAENTMIGIGSIASGIALGALLSKIFIMIFSEVIAVHEPFEFYFSWKAAGITVLCYFIMFELNSFLVVWTIRTNSILHLFKGAMAPKKQPTFSWLLTLAALGLIGYAYYLAFTANLVSMFSRMGLILLLIVPGTYFLYTQAGVAFTHLLKRNRSIYFRDTNMLTISQLVYKLKDNARLLFLVTILSAVAFTSSGVMYGLLQGAKDEAENFVPQDFSIAVLGKENFPYHQTALTTFDQKMKEASISYSATSMTTIQVKLDVTGGGRAFYSDQQAQLISFSDYQAFLKQRGIQAKLPKEKVFLSNPSVVSEFVPTPESIDVSLNGKTETFEVAFPKQPTINASRFAYTKVIVSDETYQAFLEQATEQDYLYYTGMEIPNWIGHVDYLNTVMDDLRQSEVEVDAQTEFYQTMKQSMSYSFFFGIFISVLFFLASGSILYFRLFQDIEKDSAHYKSLYQIGLTKSEMKKITTQQLVLLFFTPFIVAVIHASFAFKALQNMVSSSVFFPIFWIIIGYLTVHTLYFIFIRKLYISKLEKVFL, from the coding sequence ATGACTTTTCGTCAATTCGTTTTTAATAATGTCAAACGGAATGCCAGTCAATACATTAGCTATTTTCTAAGCTGTATGTTTTCAGTTACCGTTTTTTTCATGTATGCGACATTGGCGTTTCATCCGGAAATACAAGTTGAAAATGGATCAATCGCACAAGGGGTTCTTTTTACAGAAGTGCTCATTTATGGCTTTTCGTTTTTATTTGTCCTCTACTCGACAGGAAGCTTTATGAAATCACGAAAAAAAGAATATGGCTTATTGACGACGCTTGGAATTACGAAGGGCCAGCTCAATCGCATGCTCATTGCGGAAAATACGATGATCGGAATTGGCTCGATTGCAAGTGGAATTGCCTTAGGAGCTTTACTGTCTAAAATATTCATCATGATATTTTCCGAAGTCATTGCGGTTCATGAGCCGTTTGAGTTTTACTTCTCGTGGAAGGCAGCAGGAATCACCGTTCTCTGCTATTTTATTATGTTTGAATTAAATTCTTTTTTGGTGGTGTGGACCATTCGCACCAACTCTATCCTTCATCTTTTTAAAGGAGCGATGGCCCCGAAAAAACAGCCCACCTTCTCTTGGTTGTTAACATTGGCTGCTCTAGGGTTAATTGGTTATGCGTACTACCTTGCTTTTACCGCAAACTTAGTCAGTATGTTTAGTCGAATGGGGCTCATCCTTCTCCTTATCGTTCCAGGGACTTATTTTCTATACACACAGGCTGGCGTTGCCTTTACCCACCTTTTGAAACGGAATCGGAGCATTTATTTTCGGGATACAAATATGCTTACCATCTCTCAGCTCGTTTACAAATTAAAAGACAATGCCCGGTTGCTATTTCTTGTAACCATTCTTAGTGCCGTTGCGTTTACGTCTTCTGGTGTGATGTACGGACTTTTGCAAGGAGCCAAAGATGAAGCCGAAAACTTTGTTCCACAGGATTTCTCTATCGCCGTTTTAGGAAAAGAAAACTTTCCTTACCATCAGACAGCTCTTACAACGTTCGACCAAAAAATGAAGGAAGCTTCGATTTCTTACAGCGCCACTTCGATGACCACTATTCAAGTTAAGCTTGATGTAACTGGTGGAGGGAGAGCTTTTTATAGTGATCAGCAAGCTCAACTGATTTCTTTTTCGGACTACCAAGCTTTTTTGAAGCAACGAGGAATTCAGGCAAAACTACCAAAGGAAAAAGTGTTCCTATCCAATCCTTCTGTCGTGTCCGAATTTGTGCCTACTCCTGAATCTATTGATGTATCTTTGAACGGAAAAACGGAAACCTTTGAAGTCGCTTTTCCGAAGCAGCCAACCATTAATGCTAGCCGATTCGCGTACACAAAAGTGATTGTTTCAGATGAGACGTATCAGGCTTTCTTGGAACAAGCAACGGAACAGGATTACCTTTATTACACAGGGATGGAGATTCCAAATTGGATAGGTCATGTGGATTATTTAAACACTGTCATGGATGACCTGCGTCAGTCCGAAGTAGAGGTAGATGCGCAAACGGAATTTTATCAAACGATGAAACAAAGCATGTCCTATTCCTTTTTCTTCGGAATTTTTATTAGTGTGTTGTTCTTTTTAGCATCTGGATCCATTCTATACTTCCGACTGTTCCAGGATATTGAAAAAGATTCCGCACATTACAAATCCTTGTACCAAATTGGGCTTACCAAGTCCGAAATGAAAAAAATCACAACCCAACAACTCGTGTTGCTCTTCTTTACGCCGTTTATCGTTGCGGTCATTCATGCGAGCTTTGCCTTTAAAGCGTTGCAAAACATGGTGAGCTCTTCTGTATTCTTTCCTATTTTTTGGATCATCATCGGGTATCTTACCGTCCATACGTTGTATTTTATTTTCATCCGCAAACTATATATTTCAAAATTGGAGAAAGTATTTTTGTAG
- a CDS encoding ABC transporter ATP-binding protein, with amino-acid sequence MAILSTSNLVKIYGSKNGIQHKAIDHFSLNLEQGEFVGIMGPSGSGKTTLLNLLSTIDKPSSGQIQINGQDVGGLKRNKLAKFRRKEMGFVFQDFNLLDTLTIGENIMLPLTLNGDSVRDMENRLVQVVKRLNIDTIIHKRIYEVSGGQLQRAAIARAIIHDPAIIFADEPTGNLDSKASLQVMDTFQSLHRDQQTTTLMVTHDPFAASFCQRVVFIKDGKLYNEIYRGDNRQSFFQDILNVQSLLGGDQHDFSSIRF; translated from the coding sequence ATGGCTATTTTATCGACAAGTAATTTAGTAAAAATATATGGAAGCAAAAATGGGATCCAGCATAAGGCGATTGATCATTTTTCCTTAAACTTGGAACAAGGCGAATTCGTTGGGATTATGGGTCCATCTGGGAGTGGGAAAACGACGCTCCTCAACCTGTTATCAACAATTGATAAGCCTTCCTCTGGTCAAATCCAGATTAATGGCCAGGACGTTGGAGGCTTGAAAAGAAACAAGCTAGCGAAATTCCGCCGTAAGGAAATGGGCTTCGTTTTTCAAGACTTTAATTTATTGGACACTCTAACAATCGGAGAAAATATCATGCTTCCGCTCACCCTGAACGGAGACAGTGTCCGGGATATGGAGAACCGCCTCGTCCAAGTCGTAAAACGTCTCAACATCGACACAATCATTCATAAACGGATTTATGAAGTGTCTGGTGGACAGCTGCAACGCGCAGCAATTGCCCGGGCGATTATTCATGATCCTGCCATCATTTTTGCAGATGAACCGACAGGAAATCTGGATTCAAAAGCGTCGCTACAGGTGATGGACACGTTTCAAAGTCTGCATCGCGACCAACAAACGACCACCTTAATGGTCACCCACGATCCGTTTGCGGCAAGCTTCTGTCAGCGTGTGGTGTTTATTAAGGATGGAAAGCTTTATAACGAAATTTATCGTGGTGATAATCGACAAAGTTTTTTCCAGGATATCTTAAATGTTCAGTCCCTATTAGGGGGTGACCAGCATGACTTTTCGTCAATTCGTTTTTAA
- a CDS encoding sensor histidine kinase has protein sequence MKAYLKDQVPFILFFYSQLILVIFVAQLYSLNVNQPMNAGTLLYLIILPTCFLIVYLVIRYRKFRVYYIEEMKGSDEHAWLPEPPNELLRRLKNHYEKQYESYQTELEKHDVRKNRELTFIQQWVHQMKTPISVMNLTLQKDRASLPASTSESMAEELDKLERGLELVLYQSRLQQFDRDFHVEKFSLRQLVMEHIQDFKSSFIRNHTYPDVQIKEDYVVYTDRKWISFVLNQITANAIKYATQTDTKVRYEAKMDGSELYLTITDEGVGIPKQDLPRVFDPFFTGQNGRTFRESTGMGLFLAKEVCESLGHTIQVTSETGEGTRVMLTFRNLTTM, from the coding sequence ATGAAGGCTTATCTGAAAGATCAAGTTCCGTTTATTCTTTTTTTCTATTCCCAGCTGATTCTCGTTATTTTCGTCGCACAGCTGTATTCCTTGAATGTTAATCAACCGATGAATGCGGGCACGTTGCTCTATTTGATTATTCTGCCTACTTGTTTTTTAATCGTATATTTAGTTATCCGTTACCGGAAGTTTCGTGTGTACTATATAGAGGAAATGAAGGGCTCCGACGAGCATGCTTGGCTACCTGAGCCCCCAAATGAGCTACTGCGTCGTTTAAAGAATCACTATGAAAAGCAATACGAATCCTACCAAACGGAATTAGAAAAACATGACGTCCGGAAAAATCGAGAGCTTACCTTTATTCAACAATGGGTGCATCAAATGAAAACACCGATTTCCGTGATGAACTTGACCTTACAAAAGGATCGTGCTTCCCTTCCAGCTTCGACTTCTGAAAGCATGGCAGAAGAATTGGACAAGCTGGAGCGTGGATTAGAGCTCGTCCTTTATCAATCACGCTTACAGCAATTTGACCGAGACTTCCATGTAGAGAAGTTTTCGTTACGACAGCTTGTTATGGAACATATTCAGGATTTTAAATCGAGCTTTATCCGCAACCATACCTATCCGGATGTGCAAATCAAGGAAGATTATGTTGTTTATACCGATCGAAAATGGATCAGCTTTGTGCTCAATCAGATAACCGCCAATGCGATTAAATACGCTACGCAAACCGATACGAAAGTACGCTATGAAGCAAAGATGGACGGGTCAGAACTGTATTTGACGATTACCGATGAAGGTGTTGGGATTCCGAAACAGGATCTGCCACGCGTGTTTGATCCCTTTTTCACCGGGCAAAATGGACGGACATTTAGGGAATCAACTGGGATGGGATTATTTCTAGCAAAGGAAGTATGTGAATCGTTGGGTCACACGATTCAGGTTACCTCTGAAACGGGTGAAGGAACACGTGTGATGCTGACGTTTCGAAATCTTACAACAATGTAA
- a CDS encoding response regulator transcription factor, with protein MSRIYLVEDDPKIAELLREYLERYDYELQIAQDFNAILEEFEAFQPELVLLDINLPRFDGFYWCRKIRTVSKCPIIFISARDSGMDQVMAIENGGDDYITKPFEFEVVLAKVKSLMRRVYGEYAVEQNTNYIERLGLILHIDAMEMEYNDMCIPLSKKEFLLLKEFMQNENQVLHRNHLLEILWDDQNFVDDNTLSVNVTRLRKKLEELSRVDAIQTVRGAGYKFVADWSSES; from the coding sequence ATGAGCAGGATTTATTTAGTAGAAGATGATCCTAAAATCGCCGAATTGTTGCGGGAGTATCTTGAAAGATACGATTATGAACTACAAATAGCACAGGACTTTAATGCCATCCTGGAAGAGTTCGAAGCGTTTCAGCCAGAGCTTGTCCTACTTGATATAAACCTCCCTCGCTTTGATGGATTTTACTGGTGTCGGAAAATCCGAACCGTTTCTAAATGTCCCATTATATTTATCTCCGCTCGAGACAGTGGGATGGATCAAGTGATGGCAATTGAAAACGGCGGCGATGATTACATCACCAAGCCATTTGAATTCGAAGTCGTTTTGGCGAAGGTAAAAAGTCTTATGCGGCGCGTGTACGGGGAATATGCTGTTGAGCAAAACACCAATTACATAGAACGATTAGGACTTATCTTACATATCGATGCGATGGAAATGGAATACAATGACATGTGTATTCCTCTTTCTAAAAAGGAATTTCTTTTGCTGAAAGAATTTATGCAAAACGAAAACCAGGTTCTCCATCGCAATCATTTGCTTGAAATTTTATGGGATGACCAAAACTTTGTGGATGACAACACATTAAGTGTCAACGTAACACGGTTACGGAAAAAGCTTGAGGAGCTCTCTCGCGTCGATGCGATTCAAACGGTAAGAGGAGCTGGCTATAAATTTGTGGCTGACTGGAGCTCGGAATCATGA
- a CDS encoding potassium channel family protein — MIVTTFIIIATILFMTISLYTFLHFHPKGYFSMEIFYTLAVVYLSVLVSFAIMYFALSFNGVILVEGGSLREIGVLESLAHSLYFSGVTLLTVGYGDITPIGFGRVLALLEALIGYILPAAFFLRVYQHHSTRKEDS, encoded by the coding sequence GTGATCGTAACAACATTCATCATCATCGCAACGATTTTGTTCATGACAATCAGTCTGTATACTTTTTTGCATTTTCATCCAAAGGGATACTTTTCGATGGAGATTTTTTATACACTTGCAGTGGTTTACCTATCTGTCCTAGTGAGTTTCGCGATTATGTACTTCGCGTTGTCATTTAATGGCGTCATTTTGGTGGAGGGAGGTAGTTTAAGAGAAATCGGTGTGCTCGAGTCGCTGGCTCATTCTCTTTATTTTAGTGGGGTTACCTTACTTACAGTAGGGTATGGGGATATTACACCGATTGGTTTCGGACGGGTCCTTGCTCTGTTGGAAGCACTGATTGGCTACATATTGCCTGCTGCTTTTTTTCTGAGAGTGTATCAGCACCACTCAACTAGGAAGGAAGACAGTTAA
- the bcp gene encoding thioredoxin-dependent thiol peroxidase, translating into MTVEVGKQAPDFQLTSNEGETVKLSDLKGKHVVLYFYPKDDTPGCTTEACDFRDNHESFKELDAVILGVSPDSEASHQKFQEKHDLPFQLLVDEDHKVAEDYGVWKLKKNFGKEYMGIERSTFIIDKEGVLQKEYRKVKVDGHVKDALEFIKENL; encoded by the coding sequence ATGACTGTAGAAGTAGGTAAACAAGCACCAGATTTTCAACTAACATCGAACGAAGGAGAAACAGTAAAGCTTTCAGACTTAAAAGGAAAGCACGTTGTCTTATATTTTTATCCAAAGGATGATACTCCGGGATGTACAACAGAGGCTTGTGATTTCCGTGATAACCATGAAAGTTTTAAAGAATTAGATGCGGTAATCTTAGGTGTAAGCCCAGATTCCGAAGCAAGCCACCAAAAGTTTCAAGAAAAACACGATCTTCCATTCCAACTGTTAGTCGATGAAGACCATAAGGTTGCCGAAGACTATGGCGTTTGGAAGCTGAAAAAGAACTTCGGAAAAGAATACATGGGCATCGAACGCTCCACGTTCATCATCGACAAAGAAGGTGTTCTTCAAAAAGAATACCGTAAAGTAAAAGTCGATGGTCATGTGAAGGATGCGCTGGAGTTTATTAAAGAGAATCTATAA
- a CDS encoding EAL domain-containing protein, with protein sequence MPLRKLLTEKTYYHHFQPIFCLESGKRIGHEALIRADEFESPEAIFLNARDEKRLYEVDSGSIHKAIQTYVEVGFARKEEYLFLNVFPSTILHSNFQTFLDEIMKENGLDSQLVIFEISETEYVENLEKLSDKIADIKELGFKFAVDDVGKGYSNLPSIIELKPDYIKLDQYFSKNIQSSLEKQKMVSYFITYCKELNIQLVLEGLETTSEVDTAITLGIPLGQGFVLGKPKRAKEVV encoded by the coding sequence TTGCCACTAAGGAAGCTACTAACAGAAAAGACTTATTACCATCACTTTCAACCTATCTTCTGCCTAGAGTCTGGTAAAAGAATCGGACATGAGGCTCTAATCAGAGCAGATGAGTTTGAGAGTCCAGAGGCTATTTTCTTGAATGCAAGAGATGAAAAAAGGCTTTATGAAGTGGATTCAGGGTCCATTCACAAAGCCATTCAAACCTACGTGGAGGTAGGGTTTGCGCGAAAAGAAGAATATTTGTTTCTAAATGTTTTCCCATCAACCATTTTACATTCAAATTTTCAAACTTTTCTAGATGAAATTATGAAGGAAAACGGCTTAGATAGTCAACTTGTAATTTTTGAGATTTCAGAAACCGAATATGTTGAAAATCTTGAAAAACTAAGTGATAAGATAGCGGATATAAAAGAATTAGGTTTTAAATTTGCTGTTGATGATGTAGGTAAGGGATATTCTAATTTACCCTCTATCATAGAATTAAAACCTGATTACATTAAATTAGATCAATATTTTTCGAAGAATATTCAATCATCGTTAGAGAAACAGAAAATGGTTTCTTATTTCATTACCTACTGTAAAGAGTTAAACATTCAACTTGTATTAGAAGGGCTAGAAACGACATCAGAGGTTGACACCGCGATAACACTTGGGATTCCACTTGGACAAGGATTTGTATTAGGCAAACCGAAGCGAGCGAAAGAAGTGGTATGA
- a CDS encoding PilZ domain-containing protein, with protein sequence MDYPPLNKLNERENFRIELWDKVCEVHFLDFDNGQLSSLKYKNFDASLDNISLGGLKFVCAYNLPVNRDIIVEIRFTIKQNYFSLKGEILRKEEHKGKEVESIRYGVKFLELSAEDKERLHFVLNQLMLEKKDSAG encoded by the coding sequence ATGGATTATCCACCCTTAAACAAGTTGAATGAACGAGAAAATTTTCGGATTGAATTATGGGATAAAGTCTGTGAGGTCCACTTTTTAGACTTTGATAACGGGCAATTATCGAGCTTGAAGTATAAAAACTTCGATGCCAGCCTAGACAATATAAGTCTAGGTGGGTTGAAATTTGTATGCGCATACAATTTGCCGGTTAATCGGGATATTATTGTAGAGATACGATTTACAATCAAACAAAATTATTTTTCATTAAAAGGGGAGATTCTTAGAAAGGAAGAGCATAAAGGAAAAGAAGTGGAATCGATCAGGTATGGAGTGAAATTCCTGGAGCTCTCTGCAGAAGATAAAGAACGACTCCACTTTGTTTTAAATCAATTGATGTTAGAGAAAAAAGATTCGGCCGGGTAA
- a CDS encoding aminopeptidase, with amino-acid sequence MKDPRLATLAKVLVNHSISVQEGEKVQIVGTTNAKPLMKEVINAVYEAKAIPFVELADDELRVLEVKQAPAEKFQLRNKWALEQYKDLDAFIQIIGEENDAEMSEVPAAQWQMGRSHLKESHDYLIDQKKWVLLNYPTKAAAQKARMGYDTYFDYLIDVCSVDYKKMEEAQRPLKELMDKTDKVRITAKDTDLSFSIKGIPAVMCAGERNIPDGEVYTAPVKDSVNGTITYNTPCPYQGFTFHDVSLTFENGKIVKATADNTEELNKILDTDEGARYIGEFALGLNPLITEPMGDILFDEKITGSLHFTPGEAYDEAPNGNESSVHWDMVLIQRPEYGGGEIYFDDVLIRKDGLFVIDELKGLNPTNLK; translated from the coding sequence ATGAAGGATCCACGTTTAGCGACATTAGCGAAGGTACTAGTTAACCATTCCATTTCTGTTCAAGAAGGAGAAAAGGTACAGATTGTCGGTACGACGAATGCGAAACCTCTTATGAAAGAAGTCATTAACGCCGTGTATGAAGCGAAAGCTATTCCATTTGTGGAATTGGCTGACGATGAGCTTCGTGTATTAGAAGTGAAGCAAGCACCTGCGGAGAAGTTTCAACTTCGTAATAAGTGGGCGTTAGAACAATACAAGGATTTAGACGCATTCATTCAAATCATCGGAGAAGAGAACGATGCCGAAATGAGTGAAGTACCTGCAGCCCAGTGGCAAATGGGGAGAAGTCACCTGAAGGAATCGCACGACTATTTAATTGATCAGAAAAAATGGGTGTTATTAAACTACCCAACTAAAGCTGCTGCACAAAAAGCACGCATGGGCTATGACACATATTTTGATTACTTAATCGATGTTTGCTCGGTGGATTATAAGAAGATGGAAGAAGCGCAACGTCCGTTGAAAGAACTCATGGACAAAACCGATAAAGTTCGAATAACCGCAAAGGATACCGATTTATCCTTCTCAATCAAAGGGATTCCGGCTGTCATGTGTGCAGGGGAAAGAAACATTCCCGATGGAGAAGTGTACACAGCACCAGTGAAGGACAGTGTCAATGGAACGATTACATATAACACGCCTTGTCCGTACCAAGGTTTTACGTTTCATGATGTATCGCTAACGTTTGAAAACGGAAAAATCGTCAAAGCGACAGCGGACAATACGGAGGAATTGAACAAAATCCTTGATACTGATGAAGGAGCTCGCTACATTGGAGAGTTCGCTCTAGGATTAAACCCGTTGATCACCGAGCCAATGGGAGATATCTTGTTTGATGAAAAAATTACGGGAAGTCTTCACTTCACACCAGGGGAAGCGTATGATGAGGCGCCGAACGGAAATGAATCCTCTGTGCACTGGGATATGGTACTAATCCAACGTCCAGAGTACGGTGGGGGAGAAATTTACTTTGATGATGTGTTAATCCGCAAAGACGGCTTGTTCGTCATCGACGAGTTAAAAGGCCTAAATCCAACAAATTTGAAGTAA